A genomic region of Palaemon carinicauda isolate YSFRI2023 chromosome 11, ASM3689809v2, whole genome shotgun sequence contains the following coding sequences:
- the LOC137650255 gene encoding 10 kDa heat shock protein, mitochondrial-like produces the protein MAGALKRFIPLFDRVLVQKAEAITKTSSGILIPEKSVAKVLIGKVVAVGEGARSENGATIPPVVAVGDEVMLPEFGGTKVTLEEKDYFLFRDSDLLAKFKGE, from the exons ATG GCTGGTGCATTGAAAAGATTTATTCCTTTGTTTGACCGTGTATTGGTTCAGAAGGCAGAAGCGATAACCAAAACTTCAAGCGGTATCTTGATCCCTGAGAAGTCTGTTGCTAAGGTTCTGATTGGGAAGGTTGTTGCTGTTGGAGAAGGTGCAAGATCAGAG AATGGAGCTACTATTCCTCCAGTTGTTGCCGTTGGCGATGAAGTTATGCTTCCTGAATTTGGTGGAACTAAAGTTACTTTAGAAGAGAAAGATTACTTCTTGTTCAGGGATTCCGATTTACTTGCTAAGTTCAAAGGCGAGTGA
- the Hsp60A gene encoding heat shock protein 60A, whose translation MYRVASLLRAPVARNATMHLINRQYAKDVKFGSEVRALMLQGVDILTDAVAVTMGPKGRNVIIEQSWGSPKITKDGVTVAKAVELKDKFQNIGAKLVQDVANNTNEEAGDGTTTATVLARTIAKEGFERISKGANPVEIRRGVMLAVDAVVDHLKTLSRQVTTPAEIAQVATISANGDSEVGDLISAAMEKVGRDGVITVKDGKTMKDELEVIEGMKFDRGYISPYFINSSKGAKVEFQDALLLLSEKKISSIQSIIPALELANAQRKPLLIIAEDIDGEALSTLVVNRLKIGLQVAAVKAPGFGDNRKNTLHDIAISTGAIVFNDEASMVKIEDVQVHDLGQVGEVQITKDDTLLLKGRGNPSDIKRRVNQIKEQIEESNSEYEKEKMSERMARLSSGVAVLKVGGSSEVEVNEKKDRVNDALNATKAAVEEGIVPGGGVALLRCLPALDALTPANDDQKMGIDIIRKAVQTPCFTIATNAGVNASVVVNKVMESSGDLGYDAATGTYVNLVESGIIDPTKVVRTALTDAAGVASLLTTAESVITEIPKEEPAGGMAGMGGGMGMGGMGGMGGMM comes from the exons ATGTACCGTGTAGCATCACTTTTGAGGGCACCAGTTGCCAGGAATGCTACAATGCATCTCATAAATCGACAGTATGCCAAAGATGTTAAGTTTGGCTCAGAAGTGCGTGCTCTCATGCTGCAAGGAGTAGATATTCTGACTGATGCTGTAGCAGTAACTATGGGCCCTAAG GGTCGTAATGTTATCATTGAACAAAGTTGGGGAAGCCCTAAGATCACAAAGGATGGTGTGACAGTGGCAAAGGCAGTGGAACTCAAGGATAAATTCCAGAATATTGGTGCAAAGCTTGTGCAAGATGTTGCAAATAACACCAATGAAGAGGCTGGAGATGGCACCACAACTGCCACAGTTTTAGCACGAACAATTGCCAAAGAAGGATTTGAGAGGATTAGTAAAGGTGCCAATCCAGTTGAAATTAG GCGTGGTGTAATGCTTGCTGTAGATGCCGTTGTCGATCATCTTAAAACATTGTCTCGGCAAGTAACCACTCCAGCAGAAATTGCCCAAGTAGCCACTATTTCGGCCAATGGTGATAGCGAAGTGGGCGATCTTATTTCAGCAGCCATGGAAAAG GTTGGCCGTGATGGAGTTATTACAGTGAAAGATGGCAAAACAATGAAGGATGAGCTGGAG GTCATTGAGGGAATGAAGTTTGATCGAGGCTACATCTCTCCGTACTTCATCAATTCTAGTAAAGGTGCCAAAGTTGAATTCCAAGATGCTCTGCTTTTGTTGTCTGAAAAAAAGATTTCTTCCATCCAGTCCATCATTCCTGCTTTGGAACTTGCAAATGCTCAAAg GAAACCTTTACTAATCATTGCTGAAGATATTGATGGTGAGGCTCTCAGCACTTTGGTGGTTAATCGTCTGAAGATTGGTCTTCAAGTAGCAGCTGTTAAAGCTCCAGGTTTTGGAGACAACCGAAAAAATACCCTTCATGATATTGCTATATCCACTGGAGCCATAGTTTTTAATGATGAAGCCAGTATGGTCAAGATTGAAGATGTTCag GTACATGACCTGGGTCAGGTTGGTGAGGTCCAGATTACCAAAGATGATACCCTCCTTTTAAAGGGAAGGGGTAATCCATCTGATATCAAGCGCCGTGTAAATCAGATTAAGGAACAGATAGAAGAGAGCAACTCTGAATacgaaaaggagaaaatgtctgaACGCATGGCCAGGCTTTCATCTGGCGTAGCCGTTTTGAAAGTTGGAGGTTCTTCTGAAGTCGAGGTGAATGAGAAGAAAGACCGTGTGAATGATGCTCTTAATGCAACAAAGGCTGCTGTTGAGGAAGGTATTGTCCCCGGTGGTGGTGTTGCCTTGCTTCGTTGTCTGCCAGCATTAGATGCACTTACTCCTGCCAATGACGACCAAAAAATGGGCATCGATATTATTCGTAAGGCTGTTCAGACACCATGCTTCACTATTGCTACCAATGCTGGTGTTAATGCATCAGTTGTGGTTAACAAGGTAATGGAATCTTCTGGTGACCTTGGCTATGACGCTGCTACTGGAACATACGTGAACCTTGTTGAAAGTGGCATCATTGATCCTACAAAG GTTGTGAGGACAGCTCTTACAGACGCAGCTGGTGTAGCCTCTTTGTTGACTACTGCAGAAAGTGTCATTACCGAAATTCCAAAGGAAGAACCTGCTGGTGGTATGGCAGGAATGGGTGGTGGAATGGGTATGGGTGGCATGGGAGGAATGGGCGGGATGATGTAA